The sequence below is a genomic window from Synechococcus sp. PCC 7335.
GAAAATATCCAATTGAGATTCCTGAGCAGGTGAAAAGATCGAAGCTAATGCTAGAGAAGGTTCCAGCCGAGGTTGCGTAGTTTGTCTATAGCCGCTTGGACTTTCTTAGACTTTATAGTTTCCCTGAGCCGTAGCCGAGGACAAAGCACCTAGACCAGGCTTGTATCTAGCGTAGGGATACTAGATCAAAAAGCTGATCTTAAGGCAGGCGAGGATTAGCTGATGCCTTCAATCACTGGGTGAAAGTAGAAGGATAAAGCAATGACTACATAGGTCGCTAGCAGCAAGGTTCCTTCAAGCCAATTCGACTTGCCATCGCCGCTAATTGAGTTGGCGACCAGAACTGCCACAACCACAGAAAGTAGCTCAAAATTGTTGAAATCTAGGTCCATTGGCTGACCCATGAAAGCGCCAATGATCACTAGCAGAGGGCCGACAAATAGAGCAATCTGCAAGCTAGAGCCTACCGCTACGTTCAAAGAGAGATCCATTTTATTCTTTAGGGCAACGGTCACAGCCGTGGCATGTTCAGCGGCATTGCCAATTACGGGCAAGATAATGACGCCCGTGAACAGTTCTGAAAGACCAAGCTGTTTACTAGCGACTTCTAGCGTACCGACCAAAAATTCTGATTCGACGGCAACGGCTAGAGTTGCCGCTAGCAGGACGCCTACCCACAGTTTAAGATTCGGCGTTTCGGCGTGTTCAGTGGTGCCTTTTTGCTCAACCGCGATCGCATTCCCGTCGATCATCACAGTCTCAGCAGCGGCTTTACTGGCTGCTTCATCAGCTTCTTCTGCAACCCCCACGTCATAGAGATAAGCGTGGGTCTTCATAGAGAATAGTAAGGTAAGGCCGTAGACTAGCATCAGAACCACGGCTACGGCTATAGAGAGCTTCTGAAGTACAGGTTCTTCAATGCCTGTGGACGTAAAATCGACAGCAGTAGGGAGTAAAACGGCAATCACCGCCAAGTTCATTGAAGAGGCGTTTAGGCGGGCAATGGTGGGCTGAAAAGTTTGTTCTTTGAACTTAAGGCCACCTAGAAGCATCGAGAAACCCATCACCAGCAGAAGATTACCGATAATAGAGCCGGTGATGCTAGATTTGACCACGTTTACTAGACCCGCTCTGAGTGCGAAAATCGCAATAATTAGCTCAGTGGCGTTGCCGAACGTGGCATTCATCAGTCCGCCCAGCGAAGGGCCGAGGACAACTGCAATCTCTTCGGTCGCTGTTCCCATCCAGCCTGCTAGCGGAATGATGGCAAAGGCCGCTGTGACAAATATAATCAAATCGCTCCAGCCAAGAAAGTGGGCAGCTATAGAGACAGGAATGAAGACCAACAGGCCGTAGAAGATTATATTGCGGGGCGACATGTAGTTTAGGTAGGGAAATGTTTACAGTAGGTTACCCCCGGGTAGCATTCCTATCAAGATATGTTGAAGTGAATATGCCGAAGTGGGCCAAGCGTTGGGGCGAGAGCGTCGAAAGCGTTGAAAGCGTTGAACTAGTGAGCGTATGAAGATCTTATTGAAGCTACTGGGGCTAACAGTAGGGCTACCGACAGTCGCGATCGCACTTTTCTACTTCTGGGGCTCGTCTGGTGGCCATCGCCAGCAAAACTATGCGGACACCGTTGTATACACAAAAGGCGGTGGACTAAACGATGGCGCAGTATTTGTTCCAGGCGAGACTATTCATAGCATTGTCAGCTACAACTTAGGCTATCTCTCAGGACTGACGAATAATACAACAACCAAGCTAGAATGCGCTGCTTTTGATGCCAATCAGCAGCAGGTGATCAGAGCACTCAAAGAACTCGAACCAGATATCGTAGCCTTACAAGAAGTTGACTTTGGCTCGAAGCGCTCTTGCTACGTGGATCAGTCAAAGGCGATCGCCCAAGGGCTAGGACTCGATTTTGGGGCGATCGCCATCGGCTGGGATAAAAACTACGTTCCGTTTCCCTACTGGCCGCCCGCTGCCCACTTTGGCAAAATGCTGTCGGGTCAGTCAACCATCAGCCGCCATCCAATTCAAGAGAACAGCCGGATTGTTTTAGAAAAAGTAGCAGACAACCCTTTCTACTACAACGCGTTTTATCTTGATCGGCTAGCCCAGGTTACGCAGATTCAGTTTGGCGTTCAGCCGCTGATTGTCATCAACGTGCATTTAGAGGCCTTCAATGAGCCGACTCGGGTCAGTCAGACTCAGTTCGTGCGATCGCTCGCGGAAGACTACGCTAAGACCTATCCGGTCATCCTCGTTGGTGACTTCAACAGCGCCCTCAATCGCGGTACTTTTATTGACGCTAGCGGTGCGAACCACGGCGAAACCCAGTTTTCTATAAAAGAGATGCTAGCGTCTGAAGTGCTAGTTTCTGCCGTCCCTCAGTCAGACTGGATCAAGGATCTAACCTTTCCTAGCAATCAGCCTGAATACAAGCTCGACTATATTTTTTATACGCCCAACACGATTGAGATGGTGGAGACGCAAGTGGTAGCGGCTGCAGGCGAAGCCTCTGATCATCTACCGGTGATGATGCGCTTTCGACTTAGGCCAGACTCGCTGTAGTCACTATCGACGAGTGCGGACTTTTTTGTAGGGGTCTTGTTTGGCGATCCAGGCAAGGAATTTGATCATGTCTGGGTGTGATCGCAACCGATCAGCTGAATAGAGACCGGCCGCGAGTTCTTTATTTGTGAACAGTGTGTGAATTTGCTTGTGGCAGGGCGGACAGATACTGATGGTGGGTCCTAGATCGGCGCGGTTTTTCTTTTTCTTACGTTTGGTTTGCTGGCGAGGAACAAGATGATGTTCGGTGAGTTCGGGGCAGGTGCGATCGCATAATTTACAGTTTGACATTCGTAGATAGACTTATTCGCGGTTTGGGGTTTCGCGGTTTAAGGTAGGGTTAAAGACTATTTCTATTAGGTCTTTTACTCACTCTGACCTTCTAGGGCGTCATTGCTCTACCTACACTATTTTAGTTTTTCTATGCTTGGCCTTGCCATCCATACCACCAGTCCCCAGCTTGGACTGATGTTACAAAGCGTCGAAGGCATAGACACAGCCATCTGGCGACATCAAATATGGGACTTGGGCCGTGAGGTTTCTAGCCAGCTCCACGTCAAGATGATGCGCTTTATATCGCCTTATACCTGGCGGAATTTGAGTTTTGTAGCAGTCGCAAAGGGCCCTGGTGGTTTTACCGGTACGCGGGTTGGTGTAGTGGCAGCTAGGACCTTGGCACAGCAGCTAGAGATTCCTCTATTTGGCGTGTCTACGTTAGCGGCTCTAGCGATGAACGCCACGATGGACGCCACGATATCTAAAGATATTGCGGTGATGATACCCGCCAAGCGCGGGGAGGTGTTTGGTGCGATCTATCGGCCTGACGAAACAGGTCAGTTGTTGAGCGTACTAGAAGAGAGCGTGCTCGCTGAAGAAAAGTGGATAGAGAGGCTAACGCTCTGGGAAAGGCCCCTAGTTCAGATACAGACTGCCGCCGGAGAAGGGATTGCTAGTTCGGTGAGAGGGGTCAGTGCGATCGCTCATAGGCAGTATCAAGCCGGTCTACGTCCTGATTGGTCTTCAGTCATGCCCTTCTATGGGCAGCATCCAGTGGTTAATCGCTAGGGCTAATTTTGCTCTCTGTTACCAGCGTCAGGCTGATCCAGGCGCCTGACGCATCATAGCTACGGATCAAACGTTGCCGAGTTTGTGGCTCTAGTAGCCAGCCAACTTCTAAGAACAAAGGCTGGCGCGGCGTGATTTGGCTAGGGCAGGTCGAGGAAGCGCCATCTGGAAGCAGTAGCACTTGGACTGGCTGCGACCCATCAGAGAAGCTAATTTTTTGACCTTCGATGGTTCCTGTAGAGGTGATCGGAGCGGCAGCGGGACCAGGAGTGATGGTTTGCTGAATCGTGCGGCCTATCTGTTCAACTGTGAGCTGAGTCTCGCTACGCTGTCTTGGCCGCAAATCAGCATATTCAGTGACCGCTTTGCCTTGCCAAGTGCCAAGTAACTCTGAGACGGTTAGAAGCGGACGTTCTGGTACCTCTGCTGAATCTGCAGTTGAACCTGCAGTTGAGCCTGCAGTTGAGTTTTGGCGCCGTTCGCGGATAAGCGTAATGCTTTTGAGTGCGTTGGCCTTATCGAATAGCTGCACCAGGCGAAGTCGGCGATCGCCAGCAATCAGACCTAGCTCTGCTCCAAAGGTAGAAAAAGGTCCCCACTGGATAGAGCCTTGCGAAAATGCGCCCGTTTCAAAAAAGCGTGTTGCCCGGTTGAGGGTACGATAGTCGAGCTTTTGAATTTGCGCTGGGGCATTAGCTGGGTATCGCCGGACTTCTTGATGCATGGCTTGGTCGTTGTCATAGGGCGATAGCTCTACTTCTGTTGGCGTATCAGATAGAATTTCGCCCTGGGGTGATAGTTGGGTAAAAGAGCCTTGCCAAGTGCCTACGTTCTGGAGTAGACACTGCCACTGGCTAGGGATAGAAGCGGAGTTGGAAACAGACATAGGTAGCAAAAATGATACAGAAGAGATATCTAGTGTCAGATAGAT
It includes:
- the cax gene encoding calcium/proton exchanger; this translates as MSPRNIIFYGLLVFIPVSIAAHFLGWSDLIIFVTAAFAIIPLAGWMGTATEEIAVVLGPSLGGLMNATFGNATELIIAIFALRAGLVNVVKSSITGSIIGNLLLVMGFSMLLGGLKFKEQTFQPTIARLNASSMNLAVIAVLLPTAVDFTSTGIEEPVLQKLSIAVAVVLMLVYGLTLLFSMKTHAYLYDVGVAEEADEAASKAAAETVMIDGNAIAVEQKGTTEHAETPNLKLWVGVLLAATLAVAVESEFLVGTLEVASKQLGLSELFTGVIILPVIGNAAEHATAVTVALKNKMDLSLNVAVGSSLQIALFVGPLLVIIGAFMGQPMDLDFNNFELLSVVVAVLVANSISGDGKSNWLEGTLLLATYVVIALSFYFHPVIEGIS
- a CDS encoding endonuclease/exonuclease/phosphatase family protein, with product MKILLKLLGLTVGLPTVAIALFYFWGSSGGHRQQNYADTVVYTKGGGLNDGAVFVPGETIHSIVSYNLGYLSGLTNNTTTKLECAAFDANQQQVIRALKELEPDIVALQEVDFGSKRSCYVDQSKAIAQGLGLDFGAIAIGWDKNYVPFPYWPPAAHFGKMLSGQSTISRHPIQENSRIVLEKVADNPFYYNAFYLDRLAQVTQIQFGVQPLIVINVHLEAFNEPTRVSQTQFVRSLAEDYAKTYPVILVGDFNSALNRGTFIDASGANHGETQFSIKEMLASEVLVSAVPQSDWIKDLTFPSNQPEYKLDYIFYTPNTIEMVETQVVAAAGEASDHLPVMMRFRLRPDSL
- a CDS encoding HNH endonuclease, whose product is MSNCKLCDRTCPELTEHHLVPRQQTKRKKKKNRADLGPTISICPPCHKQIHTLFTNKELAAGLYSADRLRSHPDMIKFLAWIAKQDPYKKVRTRR
- the tsaB gene encoding tRNA (adenosine(37)-N6)-threonylcarbamoyltransferase complex dimerization subunit type 1 TsaB, with protein sequence MLGLAIHTTSPQLGLMLQSVEGIDTAIWRHQIWDLGREVSSQLHVKMMRFISPYTWRNLSFVAVAKGPGGFTGTRVGVVAARTLAQQLEIPLFGVSTLAALAMNATMDATISKDIAVMIPAKRGEVFGAIYRPDETGQLLSVLEESVLAEEKWIERLTLWERPLVQIQTAAGEGIASSVRGVSAIAHRQYQAGLRPDWSSVMPFYGQHPVVNR
- a CDS encoding DUF3598 family protein; this encodes MSVSNSASIPSQWQCLLQNVGTWQGSFTQLSPQGEILSDTPTEVELSPYDNDQAMHQEVRRYPANAPAQIQKLDYRTLNRATRFFETGAFSQGSIQWGPFSTFGAELGLIAGDRRLRLVQLFDKANALKSITLIRERRQNSTAGSTAGSTADSAEVPERPLLTVSELLGTWQGKAVTEYADLRPRQRSETQLTVEQIGRTIQQTITPGPAAAPITSTGTIEGQKISFSDGSQPVQVLLLPDGASSTCPSQITPRQPLFLEVGWLLEPQTRQRLIRSYDASGAWISLTLVTESKISPSD